A genomic segment from Xyrauchen texanus isolate HMW12.3.18 chromosome 21, RBS_HiC_50CHRs, whole genome shotgun sequence encodes:
- the c21h15orf39 gene encoding uncharacterized protein C15orf39 homolog has translation MMSNKQIQSFINPLVQRKMEGTMGTVVSEGLPKADSLPHYSQNKALPISRTYFSYSHSGQDALDFPSSWSPSKTCVRNGSSPGIHSSAIYRPENMSFTVDGGNSAVPQDLATKQRLAYYASSPRQHSPRAAGVISPVAVPKGHITGSGISSTATENCVGLAIPRPVYGHSPCCAERGCTASHNYVVEHGPQRMSPRMYEDEWAAHFSHLAYLHKQGQEALAQQRVLHLEHGAEGVPLKDGNAEGYQGIRSDEPRRSLPIMEPCHRSYTYNTTYPFIGSTSEYCQRTPIPSQIYKGLPPAYDPGILTHHGVPFKVYQDRSRISKYTQMPPCPIAYYPQNGTEAYRDDTDFITGKQTQHGHMGQIHSPQPDLNNMSNSCSTVPPCHPLITNFPTYPYGVHLNSNPASLHERPHPPFTTHQSERPLDFSIRRVQTPDFPRELCRQSGTSGAFKPTLAHYRCLNNTSAESPSRELSEMAGTGSLVDSSKEFGNICKSHGHCVADSPNSGSLSKRQREECGNGSETDIPRKKLNTKRTHEQPDEPQSPSFPPMPVINKVFSLAPYKIYFEATGILPPPGDSKSPKPQPEIQNSDESNSVENKLSLKQETQTSPANRNDPVDIPETVKIKEEKLDPDESEMKVSIIEEVNHQGHHSVVKEEQGKLNSSMSDSVPCHNVIKSNSEEESYPPLVKMPESPTPCKTDQVVKDNVESVTVPLLPSTAAVAPSFTKFSLSKIPPHCLKLSNYKIVIPEVLKAPETQSVKISQSPVETRPIISSSKHAHHQFMELHQSLCRLLYHCVTHTPCQELKDWLSKQDLRESVSHPSKTQRVSGLQGSKMREIWLKGEDVLMALQKVVGQLQKYIESRECPFPHVMRAGAVFIPMLVVKEVLFPQVQGTFIDQVLQEHRVELRPTTLSEERQLTQLHRKAYSSKLRRLLSLKHLPDIYPDVVNLLYHANVCKFLDSTATDGVHILPRSRNQLTVQEREHGQLR, from the exons ATGATGAGCAATAAGCAGATACAGAGCTTCATCAACCCTCTAGTTCAAAGAAAGATGGAAGGAACAATGGGCACAGTAGTCAGTGAGGGACTCCCCAAAGCAGACAGCCTACCCCACTATTCCCAAAACAAAGCTCTACCAATCAGCAGGACCTACTTCTCTTATTCTCACAGTGGACAAGATGCCCTTGACTTTCCCTCTTCATGGAGCCCTTCTAAGACCTGTGTAAGAAATGGATCGAGCCCAGGGATTCACTCATCTGCCATTTACAGGCCTGAAAATATGTCTTTTACTGTGGATGGTGGCAACTCTGCTGTACCGCAAGATTTGGCAACAAAGCAAAGGTTGGCCTATTATGCCAGTAGTCCTAGACAACACAGTCCCAGAGCTGCTGGAGTCATCTCTCCAGTGGCTGTTCCCAAGGGTCACATTACAGGGTCAGGCATATCCTCTACAGCTACAGAAAACTGTGTTGGGTTGGCCATTCCAAGACCTGTGTATGGTCATAGCCCCTGCTGTGCTGAGCGTGGATGTACTGCAAGCCATAACTATGTTGTGGAACATGGGCCACAAAGGATGTCTCCTCGCATGTATGAAGATGAATGGGCTGCACATTTCAGTCATCTGGCTTACCTGCATAAACAGGGCCAAGAGGCTTTGGCACAGCAGAGGGTGTTGCATTTGGAGCATGGTGCGGAGGGAGTACCTTTAAAGGATGGAAATGCAGAGGGTTACCAAGGGATCAGATCAGATGAGCCCAGGAGGTCACTTCCTATAATGGAACCATGTCATAGAAGCTATACCTATAACACTACATATCCATTCATTGGTTCCACATCAGAGTACTGCCAGCGTACACCAATTCCCTCACAAATATACAAGGGTCTCCCCCCTGCCTATGACCCAGGGATATTAACACACCATGGTGTTCCTTTCAAGGTATATCAGGATCGTTCTCGCATTTCTAAATACACACAGATGCCTCCATGTCCCATCGCCTATTACCCTCAGAATGGCACTGAGGCTTACCGAGATGATACAGATTTTATTACAGGCAAGCAGACTCAGCATGGTCACATGGGTCAGATTCATTCTCCACAGCCTGATTTGAACAATATGTCAAATTCCTGCTCCACTGTTCCCCCATGTCATCCACTGATCACAAACTTTCCCACTTATCCATATGGAGTGCATTTAAATAGTAACCCAGCATCCCTGCATGAGAGGCCACATCCACCTTTCACCACGCATCAGTCAGAGCGACCTCTTGATTTCTCTATACGAAGGGTCCAGACACCTGACTTCCCTCGGGAGCTTTGTAGACAGTCTGGAACTTCTGGGGCTTTCAAACCCACACTGGCCCATTACAGATGTCTCAATAACACTTCTGCTGAGAGTCCTAGCCGTGAGCTCTCAGAGATGGCTGGAACTGGCTCACTTGTAGACAGTAGCAAAGAATTTGGCAATATTTGCAAGTCTCATGGGCATTGTGTAGCCGATTCACCCAACAGTGGCTCACTATCTAAAAGACAAAGAGAGGAATGTGGAAACGGTAGTGAAACTGACATACCTAGGAAAAAACTAAATACTAAAAGAACCCATGAGCAGCCAGatgagcctcagtcaccatcctTCCCACCAATGCCAGTAATTAATAAAGTGTTTAGCTTGGCTCCATATAAAATCTATTTTGAAGCTACAGGCATTTTGCCTCCACCAGGCGACTCAAAAAGTCCAAAGCCACAGCCAGAAATTCAAAACAGTGATGAGTCAAATTCAGTTGAAAATAAGCTCAGCTTGAAACAAGAAACTCAAACGTCACCAGCTAACCGTAACGATCCAGTTGATATTCCAGAGACTGTGAAGATCAAAGAAGAAAAACTGGATCCAGATGAATCTGAAATGAAAGTGAGCATCATTGAGGAGGTGAATCATCAGGGTCACCATTCTGTGGTCAAAGAAGAGCAAGGGAAGTTGAACTCAAGTATGTCTGactctgtgccttgccacaatgtGATAAAGAGTAACTCTGAAGAAGAAAGCTATCCACCCTTAGTTAAAATGCCAGAATCTCCAACCCCATGCAAGACAGATCAAGTTGTAAAGGACAATGTGGAATCTGTTACAGTTCCTTTGCTGCCCTCAACAGCTGCAGTGGCACCTTCATTTACCAAATTCTCTCTCAGTAAAATCCCCCCTCATTGCCTAAAATTGTCCAATTATAAGATAGTCATCCCTGAGGTCCTAAAAGCTCCAGAAACCCAATCTGTCAAGATTTCTCAGTCTCCTGTGGAGACAAGGCCTATCATAAGTAGCAGCAAACATGCCCATCATCAGTTTATGGAGCTTCACCAGTCCCTTTGTAGACTCTTATACCACTGTGTTACTCATACTCCATGTCAAGAGCTTAAGGACTGGTTATCCAAACAGGACCTTAGAGAATCAGTCTCTCATCCAAGCAAAACTCAGAGAGTCTCTGGCCTGCAAGGGTCCAAAATGAGGGAGATATGGCTGAAAGGTGAAGATGTGTTGATGGCTCTTCAAAAGGTTGTTGGCCAGCTACAGAAGTACATTGAAAGCCGTGAATGTCCCTTTCCTCATGTCATGAGGGCAGGCGCGGTGTTTATTCCCATGTTGGTGGTGAAAGAGGTGCTGTTTCCTCAGGTTCAGGGCACATTCATAGACCAGGTCCTCCAGGAGCATCGGGTGGAACTACGGCCCACCACTCTCTCAGAGGAGAGGCAACTGACTCAACTCCACCGGAAGGCTTATTCTTCAAAACTCAGGAGGCTACTGTCCCTTAAACATCTTCCAGATATCTACCCTGATGTTGTCAACCTTCTCTACCATGCCAATGTCTGCAAGTTTCTTG ATTCCACTGCTACAGATGGTGTCCATATATTGCCCAG GAGCAGAAACCAACTCACCGTTCAAGAGAGAGAGCACGGACAGCTCAGATGA